One Phaseolus vulgaris cultivar G19833 chromosome 4, P. vulgaris v2.0, whole genome shotgun sequence DNA window includes the following coding sequences:
- the LOC137838775 gene encoding uncharacterized protein: MMLQGLEFSRVENTLNEELRSLRKDKKELRKKLHDKLQDAVELESKIVPMRKRIAELEDARRFDAEQMSKLEKRSTERETLLGKVEQDRDKAAKDLSETATELARIREENSRFKQKVNELQLEITRVREENNGFKTKIDELQLEAA, encoded by the coding sequence ATGATGCTACAAGGCCTAGAGTTCTCGCGGGTCGAAAACACCCTCAACGAAGAGCTCCGAAGCTTGCGTAAGGACAAGAAAGAACTGCGCAAGAAGCTGCACGACAAGCTTCAGGACGCCGTTGAGCTGGAGAGTAAAATCGTCCCTATGAGGAAGCGAATCGCGGAGCTGGAGGACGCCCGAAGGTTCGACGCAGAGCAAATGTCCAAACTGGAGAAAAGGTCGACCGAGCGGGAAACTCTTTTGGGCAAGGTCGAGCAAGATCGGGATAAGGCAGCCAAAGATTTGAGTGAGACAGCTACTGAGCTTGCCCGAATTCGTGAGGAGAACAGCAGGTTCAAGCAAAAAGTCAACGAGCTTCAACTTGAAATCACCCGGGTTCGTGAAGAGAACAACGGGTTCAAGACaaagatcgacgagcttcagctTGAGGCTGCCTAA
- the LOC137838776 gene encoding uncharacterized protein, with protein MARWSVELSEFDIYYEPRGPIKGQVYADFVVELVSEGTHSDLGDFQWILSVDRSSNQQGSSVGVVLEGPNGLLIKQSLKFVFKAINNQVEYEALIEGMLLAQELGARSLLVKSDSLLVTEQVTGRYQAKDPKLVAYHQFELIHVPREKNSRVDMLAKLASSRKRNRQRSVIQETLKSLRTVGDIPQRQAKRRSRR; from the coding sequence ATGGCGCGGTGGTCAGTGGAACTATCCGAGTTCGATATCTACTATGAGCCGAGAGGGCCGATAAAAGGGCAGGTctatgcagattttgtggtgGAATTGGTATCGGAGGGTACTCATTCCGATCTAGGAGACTTTCAATGGATCTTGTCGGTAGACAGGTCCtccaaccagcagggtagcAGTGTTGGCGTCGTTTTGGAGGGTCCCAATGGATTATTGATTAAACAATCCTTGAAGTTTGTATTTAAGGCTATCAATAACCAGGtcgagtatgaggccctgatagAAGGAATGTTGCTAGCTCAAGAGTTGGGAGCTAGAAGCTTACTAGtaaagagcgattcgttacttGTTACCGAACAGGTGACCGGCAGGTACCAAGCCAAAGACCCGAAGTTGGTTGCATACCACCAGTTTGAACTCATCCACGTGCCAAGGGAGAAAAATTCCCGGGTTGATATGTTGGCCAAATTGGCAAGCTCAAGGAAGCGAAATCGGCAAAGGTCGGTGATACAAGAGACTCTGAAGTCTCTGAGAACAGTAGGAGACATCCCCCAAAGGCAAGCCAAGCGGAGATCTAGGAGATAG